In the Pirellulales bacterium genome, one interval contains:
- a CDS encoding PAS domain S-box protein: protein MDATDEHPGEQVKRLQRCISDLISMMTLPAVWSGGDTFQIGRTLIDVLQRMLQLDLIYVQLQGPQGEDTVELARLAQSSTLAMQPAEVGAQLDRLLGSDSQKWPARIEGHIADKNLSIVPLRLGLYSEVGMLVAGDERADFPGQTEELLLRVAANQAAIALHEARLRNEQKRLADELDQRVAQRTRELAGANQQLQLQVGLLQLIPVAAWTVLADGTLDFVNQKWLEYTGHAIEYVLSQPEAWIAAVHPDDQEMASTVFGEGIRRGQDFAMETRFRRARDGAYRWHLNRAVALRDAAGAVVKFVGTSTDIEDLKQFQQELRKTEERTRLIIDTALDAVVTMDAAGTITSWNKQAEAVFGWSSGEAIGRRMSELMIPPSDRLAYEHGLRHLLATGEGPLMRRRIEVTSIRRGGAEFPVELEVMPLNLGEEWVFSAFIRDITDSKRAEEKLRQSELNLREMTETIPEMLWSATPDGTIDYCNARLLDYTGFAAQEIMDNGWTKLLHPDDVELATRAWISSVASGAPYRVEVRTIHAADHMYRWCVTNALPLLDKDGRILKWHGTVVDMHDWKQAQETLRNTQAELANMMRVMTMSQLTASIAHEVNQPLSGIITNASTCLRMLDADPPNIEGARETARRTIRDGNRASEVITRLRALFSKRQATTETVDLNEATREVIELLMSTLSRNRVILRSELAEDLPWVTGDRVQLQQVIMNLLQNATDAMTDVHDRSRQLLIHTQRDEAEHVRLTVQDSGIGLDPQAVGRVFDAFFTTKNGGMGIGLAVSKSIIENHEGRIWAKPNDGPGATFSFSIPPSPSSAFGGRLPTSARKPAVSQPAGGKRNL from the coding sequence ATGGACGCGACTGACGAACATCCTGGCGAACAGGTCAAGCGCTTGCAACGTTGCATCAGCGACCTGATCAGCATGATGACGCTGCCCGCGGTTTGGAGTGGCGGCGATACCTTCCAGATCGGCCGCACGCTGATCGACGTACTGCAGCGGATGCTGCAACTAGATTTGATCTACGTGCAACTGCAAGGCCCGCAGGGTGAAGATACCGTAGAACTGGCGCGGCTCGCTCAATCTTCGACGTTGGCTATGCAGCCGGCTGAGGTTGGCGCACAGCTCGATCGGCTATTGGGAAGCGATTCCCAAAAATGGCCAGCGCGGATTGAGGGTCACATCGCAGACAAAAACCTGTCGATCGTGCCCCTGCGACTGGGATTGTATAGCGAAGTCGGCATGCTCGTGGCTGGTGATGAGCGCGCGGATTTCCCCGGACAGACGGAGGAGTTGCTTCTTAGAGTGGCGGCCAACCAGGCAGCGATCGCGCTGCACGAAGCGCGGTTGCGTAACGAGCAGAAACGCCTTGCCGATGAACTCGATCAGCGCGTCGCGCAACGAACGAGGGAACTCGCCGGCGCCAATCAGCAGTTGCAACTGCAAGTGGGCCTGCTGCAGCTGATTCCCGTAGCGGCATGGACGGTTCTTGCCGATGGCACGCTCGATTTCGTCAATCAAAAGTGGCTGGAGTATACGGGCCATGCGATCGAGTATGTTCTGTCGCAGCCCGAGGCATGGATCGCCGCCGTCCATCCCGATGATCAGGAAATGGCCTCCACGGTTTTTGGGGAAGGGATCCGCCGCGGGCAGGATTTTGCCATGGAGACGCGCTTTCGCCGGGCTCGAGACGGGGCCTATCGCTGGCATCTCAATAGGGCTGTGGCGCTGCGCGATGCGGCAGGCGCGGTCGTCAAGTTCGTCGGCACGTCGACCGACATCGAAGACCTCAAACAGTTCCAGCAGGAATTACGCAAAACCGAGGAAAGGACGCGATTGATCATCGACACGGCCCTGGATGCCGTGGTCACGATGGATGCTGCCGGAACAATCACCAGTTGGAACAAGCAGGCGGAAGCCGTTTTCGGCTGGAGCAGTGGCGAAGCGATCGGCCGGCGCATGTCGGAACTCATGATTCCGCCGTCAGACCGGCTGGCATACGAACACGGCCTGCGGCACCTCTTGGCCACGGGCGAAGGCCCGCTGATGCGGCGGCGCATCGAAGTCACGTCGATCCGCCGCGGCGGGGCAGAATTTCCCGTCGAGCTGGAGGTCATGCCCCTCAATCTGGGCGAAGAGTGGGTCTTCAGCGCCTTCATTCGAGACATTACTGATTCCAAACGAGCGGAAGAGAAGCTCCGCCAGAGCGAACTCAACTTGCGCGAGATGACCGAAACGATTCCAGAAATGCTCTGGAGCGCCACGCCCGATGGAACGATCGACTACTGCAACGCCCGCTTGCTCGACTACACCGGCTTCGCAGCCCAAGAAATCATGGACAACGGTTGGACCAAGCTGCTTCATCCCGACGACGTCGAGCTAGCGACCCGGGCGTGGATTTCCAGCGTCGCCAGCGGAGCGCCATATCGGGTCGAGGTTCGGACCATTCATGCCGCGGACCACATGTATCGCTGGTGCGTGACGAATGCCCTGCCGCTGCTCGACAAGGATGGCCGTATCCTAAAATGGCACGGCACAGTGGTGGACATGCACGACTGGAAACAGGCCCAAGAGACGCTGCGGAACACGCAGGCGGAACTGGCCAACATGATGCGCGTGATGACGATGAGCCAGCTTACGGCATCGATCGCGCACGAAGTCAATCAGCCGCTCTCCGGCATCATCACCAACGCCAGCACCTGCTTGCGAATGCTTGACGCCGATCCTCCGAATATTGAAGGCGCGCGTGAAACCGCCCGCCGCACGATACGCGACGGCAATCGCGCTTCCGAAGTCATCACACGATTGCGGGCGTTGTTCAGCAAGCGGCAGGCCACCACCGAGACGGTTGATCTCAATGAGGCCACGCGGGAAGTGATCGAGTTGTTGATGAGCACGCTTTCACGAAATCGTGTGATTCTGCGGTCTGAGCTGGCTGAAGATCTTCCCTGGGTCACTGGTGATCGCGTGCAGCTTCAACAGGTAATCATGAATCTGTTGCAAAATGCAACGGATGCCATGACCGACGTACACGACCGCTCGCGACAACTACTGATTCACACTCAACGCGATGAAGCGGAGCACGTGCGCCTGACGGTGCAGGACAGCGGGATCGGTCTCGATCCGCAGGCCGTGGGTCGAGTTTTCGACGCTTTTTTTACCACCAAAAACGGTGGCATGGGAATCGGGTTGGCCGTCAGCAAATCAATTATCGAAAATCATGAAGGCCGCATTTGGGCCAAGCCAAACGACGGCCCCGGCGCAACTTTTTCGTTTTCCATTCCTCCGAGCCCCAGCAGCGCGTTTGGCGGGCGCCTGCCGACTTCGGCTCGAAAACCCGCTGTCAGCCAACCTGCCGGGGGCAAGAGGAACCTCTAA
- a CDS encoding MEDS domain-containing protein, whose amino-acid sequence MKTTAPIPFAGSQLGEVRHVCAFFNSADEEYRVLMPFIKDGFDCGHKAVHVVNPDRRHNHLQRLAAAGIDATAAQRSGQLELRSNVESYIQHGRFDQDRMIEEFEHLASGNDKAGFPLSRIICHMDWAAEGGSHIDNLVEFESRVNEVWRRHEDAVICVYDLAKFGGDTVIDIMRTHPMVIVGGILQHNPFYVPPEEFLRERRERRA is encoded by the coding sequence ATGAAGACGACGGCACCCATTCCTTTTGCCGGCTCCCAGCTTGGCGAGGTACGGCATGTCTGTGCTTTTTTCAACAGTGCTGATGAAGAGTATCGCGTCCTTATGCCGTTCATCAAGGACGGATTCGACTGTGGCCACAAGGCGGTTCATGTCGTCAACCCAGACAGACGTCACAATCATCTGCAGAGACTGGCTGCGGCAGGAATCGACGCGACAGCCGCCCAGCGCAGCGGGCAATTGGAGCTTCGAAGCAACGTGGAATCTTACATACAGCATGGCCGGTTCGATCAGGACCGCATGATCGAAGAGTTTGAGCACCTGGCAAGCGGCAACGACAAGGCGGGATTTCCGCTTAGCCGGATCATCTGCCACATGGACTGGGCAGCCGAGGGAGGGTCGCACATTGACAATCTCGTTGAGTTTGAATCGCGCGTCAACGAAGTGTGGCGCCGCCACGAGGATGCGGTCATTTGTGTCTACGATCTGGCGAAGTTTGGTGGCGATACGGTCATCGACATCATGCGGACGCATCCGATGGTCATTGTCGGCGGCATTCTTCAGCACAATCCTTTCTACGTACCGCCGGAAGAGTTTTTGCGTGAGCGGCGCGAACGGCGAGCATAA
- a CDS encoding type 1 glutamine amidotransferase domain-containing protein, whose protein sequence is MKILMVLTSHDQLGNTGRTTGFWLEEFAAPYFVFKDAGVDLTLASPKGGQPPIDPKSDLPENQTPAMARFKQDTQVQQSLANTIKLADAKSADFDAVFYVGGHGPMWDLAESPVSIALLESFYNSGKPTALVCHSPGVLRHVKFQGEPLVKAKRVTGFTNQEEEAVQLTHVVPFLVEDELNRLGAKFEKVASWHPFSITDGHLVTGQNPASSTAAAQALLKLLASQSAHV, encoded by the coding sequence ATGAAGATCCTGATGGTGCTAACTTCACACGATCAACTCGGAAATACCGGGCGCACCACGGGCTTCTGGCTCGAAGAATTCGCCGCTCCCTACTTTGTCTTCAAAGACGCCGGCGTTGATCTGACCCTCGCATCTCCCAAGGGCGGACAACCGCCGATTGACCCCAAGAGCGATCTGCCGGAGAACCAGACCCCGGCCATGGCGCGCTTCAAGCAGGACACCCAGGTCCAACAGTCGTTGGCCAACACAATCAAACTGGCCGACGCCAAATCAGCAGACTTCGATGCTGTGTTTTATGTCGGGGGTCACGGGCCCATGTGGGACCTCGCGGAAAGCCCGGTGTCGATCGCTTTGCTGGAATCGTTTTACAACTCCGGCAAGCCCACTGCGTTAGTCTGCCATTCGCCCGGCGTGCTGCGCCATGTAAAGTTCCAGGGAGAGCCGCTCGTAAAGGCCAAGCGCGTCACGGGATTCACCAACCAGGAAGAGGAAGCAGTTCAACTCACCCACGTCGTACCATTCCTGGTCGAAGATGAGCTGAATCGGCTCGGCGCCAAATTCGAAAAGGTTGCCAGCTGGCACCCCTTTTCGATTACGGATGGCCACCTCGTGACTGGCCAGAACCCTGCGTCATCAACTGCTGCAGCTCAAGCGCTATTGAAACTGCTGGCGTCGCAATCGGCTCACGTATAG
- a CDS encoding B12-binding domain-containing radical SAM protein has protein sequence MNAIAMTATADETKASSAVKTLSICLINPRFEPSYWGFEFALPLYPGDKRSTMISGSLSSVAGMCGDHNVTVIDENVEEIDWESLRQYDIVGVTGMNVQKNRIREILVRLREMQIFSVVGGPFVTVDENFFAGLCDVKFIGEAETTWPQFLDDFSRGLPTETRYKQAQPTDMSQVPRPRFDLLKVDRYASGALQYSRGCPFQCEFCDIIVIFGRRPRVKKPDQLVAELDEMRRVGFHSAFIVDDNFIGDKKKAKALLEKLIPWMEEHNYPLRLTTEASIDLAEDPELMDMMYRANFRSVFIGIETPRLDSLKETKKFQNVRGDSLEAKLARIQRAGLEINAGFIVGFDSDDKGIFDDQFRFIQDNGITLAMVGMLQAIPTTPLYERLEREGRLVVEDPNCNFIPQQMTRDELVSGYQDLVKRLYTPEAFLERYFKIFKHPEFIARRADICRKAGEGKSLPTLGYGVLLFWSLFWTLLRDGSLLSVGKVYWKSFFARDSGQPRTIIGFAQFMNRCVTHWHFYKFTREMIAGRLRAYNSG, from the coding sequence ATGAACGCAATTGCCATGACGGCGACCGCGGACGAAACCAAAGCTTCGTCTGCGGTAAAAACGCTCTCGATCTGCCTGATCAATCCCCGCTTCGAGCCTTCTTACTGGGGCTTCGAATTCGCACTTCCGCTCTATCCGGGCGACAAACGCAGCACCATGATCTCGGGGTCGCTGTCGTCCGTGGCCGGTATGTGCGGCGATCACAACGTGACCGTGATCGATGAAAACGTCGAGGAAATCGATTGGGAATCGCTGCGCCAATACGATATCGTCGGCGTGACGGGCATGAATGTGCAAAAGAATCGCATTCGCGAAATCCTGGTGCGGTTGCGCGAAATGCAAATATTCTCCGTCGTTGGCGGTCCGTTTGTGACGGTCGATGAGAATTTCTTTGCCGGCCTCTGCGACGTCAAGTTTATTGGCGAGGCCGAAACGACCTGGCCCCAATTTCTCGACGACTTTTCCCGCGGCCTGCCGACCGAGACGCGCTATAAGCAGGCGCAGCCGACCGACATGTCGCAAGTCCCCCGCCCGCGCTTCGACCTGTTGAAGGTCGATCGCTATGCCTCGGGCGCGCTGCAGTACTCGCGAGGCTGTCCTTTTCAATGCGAGTTCTGCGACATCATTGTGATTTTCGGCCGCCGCCCGCGTGTCAAGAAACCCGATCAGCTCGTGGCCGAGTTGGACGAGATGCGTCGCGTCGGGTTTCATTCGGCGTTCATCGTCGACGACAACTTCATCGGCGATAAGAAAAAGGCGAAGGCGCTGCTCGAAAAGCTGATCCCCTGGATGGAAGAGCATAACTATCCACTGCGGCTGACGACCGAGGCCAGCATCGACCTGGCCGAGGATCCCGAGCTGATGGATATGATGTACCGAGCGAATTTCCGCAGCGTATTCATCGGCATCGAAACTCCGCGCCTCGACTCGCTGAAGGAAACCAAGAAGTTTCAAAACGTGCGCGGTGATTCGCTGGAAGCCAAGCTGGCCCGCATCCAGCGCGCTGGGTTGGAAATCAATGCCGGCTTCATCGTCGGCTTCGATAGCGATGATAAGGGAATCTTCGACGATCAGTTTCGCTTCATTCAGGATAACGGCATCACGCTGGCCATGGTCGGCATGCTGCAAGCCATCCCTACCACGCCCCTGTACGAACGGCTGGAACGGGAGGGGCGCCTGGTGGTGGAGGATCCCAACTGCAACTTTATTCCCCAACAAATGACCCGCGACGAGCTCGTCAGTGGTTATCAGGATTTGGTCAAACGTCTGTACACGCCGGAAGCCTTCCTCGAGCGCTATTTCAAGATCTTCAAACATCCCGAGTTTATCGCCCGTCGGGCCGACATCTGTCGTAAGGCCGGCGAGGGAAAATCGCTGCCTACATTGGGCTACGGTGTGCTGCTATTCTGGTCGTTATTCTGGACGCTGTTAAGAGATGGCTCGTTGCTCTCTGTCGGCAAGGTCTATTGGAAATCGTTCTTTGCTCGCGATTCCGGACAGCCGCGCACGATCATCGGCTTCGCGCAATTCATGAACCGCTGCGTGACGCACTGGCACTTCTATAAGTTCACGCGCGAAATGATCGCCGGCCGCTTGCGCGCCTATAATAGCGGCTGA